The following nucleotide sequence is from Petrotoga olearia DSM 13574.
GGGGAAGGTGAAATTCTTTTTTCCAACGTTGAAGGTGAACTTAAGGTTGACATAAAGTTACCCGCTGAGTTACCGATAACAAAGGATGATATATTCCCACGAATCTTAAGAGAAGAAAAAATACCACCCAAAACCCTTCTCATCGAACTTCCTTTATTCCCATTCATATTTCCTCCATTAGAAGGAATTTTCGGTGATGTTTCAATATACGATTTTGACCCTAAGTTATTTAAAAAGGCAGTACCCATTACGGGAAAGATGGAATTGGAAGAAAACGGAGAGAATTTAGCCATCGTTCTCAAAAACATTTTGGAAGATAAGGAAAAGGAAAGGAAACTCTCTAATTTAGTGAGGGACCTTTTGCCTTTTGTAAATAAACTGGATATAGAGAAGTTTGCTGATAAATCTTTACTTTTCAAATTAGAGGAAATATATGCTCAAAAGCAATACTTGCCTTCTCCTTTGATTTCAGATGGGACAATAAATATTACAGCCCTGGTTATCGCCTTATATTTTGAAAAAAAATTACTAACTATAATCGAAGAACCTGAGAGAAATATACACCCATCCCTTATTTCCGGTGTTGTACAGATGTTGAAAGAGGCATCACAGAAGAAGCAAATTATTGTTACTACCCATAACCCGGAGATGGTGAGACATACAGATTTAGAAAGCATTCTGCTTATCTCTCGAGATAAAGAAGGTTTTTCCAACATTTCCAGACCTTTTGAGAAAGAAGAGGTAAAAACATTCTTAAAAAATGATATAGGAATCGAAGAGCTCTATGTACAAGATCTCCTGGAGGCGTGAACATGGCCTATAAAAGGTATGTGATAAAATAGCACCTTTCAAAAACATATGGTATAATTAAATTAGTAAAGAAAACAATTTACTCTACTTACGGGTGGGGAGTGGGGCAAAGGAGCGCTAAACACAACAAAAAATAAACCAAAAAGGAGAAGCTTATGTCTAATCCAATAAAAGATTCCATATTCAAAGAATTATTTGAAGACAGAACCATATTCTATGACTTTCTAAAAGCCTTTCTACCAAAAGAGATAACAAAACAAATAAAAGAAACAGATTTAAAACGTGAACAAACTGAACTAATAGGCAAAGACTTTTCCATAAAAAGATCGGACATACTATACAAGATAGAGAAGAGAAACGCCCCGAAGGGGGTTCAAGGAAACGCCCCGAAGGGGGTTCAAGGAAACGGTCAAGATGTATACATATACTTATTGTTAGAACATCAAAGTAAAGTTGACCAATTGATGGCATTCAGGATGTTGGCATACAAAGTAAGAATATGGGAACAATATGTAAAAAGTCACAAAAAAGAATCAGAGCAAAAAGGATTCAAACTACCAGTCATAATAGGGATGGTCTTTTACGATGGAAAAGCGAAATGGACATCGCCAACGGATGTGAAAGACAAGATAACAAAGATAAAAAACATGGAAGAGTATTTAATAAAAGCAAATTATGAACTAATAAATTTAAGTAATATAAAAGAAGAAACGATAATAAACATGAAGAAGGCACTAGGAGTAATCTTATTAACGGACAAACCAAACGTAAGGGTAAAAAACGCAGAAGAGTTGCTAAAGATTATAAATAAAGATATAATATTGAAATTGCCTGAAGAAGAACAAGAGAAATTTGATAAACACAGAAACGCATTCATAGAACTTTTCGGAAAGAGGACAGATTACGAAGAGATAGAAGAAAGGTACGAAGAGCTAAAAGAAATGGAGGTGCCAAAAATGTTTAACACATTAGAGGAGATAGCAAAAAGAGACAGAGAAAAAGCTAAAGTGGAAGGAAAACTTGAAGAAAGAAAAGAATTAATCATAGAAATTCTAAACCAAAGGTTTGGAAAAGATTTTGATAAAAGATTAGAAGAAAAGATCAGAAATGCAAACGAAGAAGCCATAAACCAAATAAAGAAAAACATTCTAAATATTACATTAGACGAACTAAAAGAAATATTGAAGTAGTTGTAGAAGGTAGATTTTTGAGTATTTAAAATAGATATCACTCCTCTTTTTTGCTTTAGAAGGAGTGATATCTTTTTAATAAGCTTTATAGCGCCCTTCCCCCGCTCCCCACCCGTGTGGAAGAGGGACCTGCGGTCCCTTAAACCCTGTTTTTCACCCATAAGGAAAAGATTCTTTTGCCCCTTCATCTCGCAGCCCGCACATAAGATTGGTGAAGTGTTTTCTTTGTTAATTTAATTATAACATTTCTTTTTGAAGACAAGTTTGTGAAAAAAGTTGACAAAACCTGATAAAAATAGTAAAATTGAAGTGTATAAAAAATAAAAGCCAAGGAAGCCTTGGCTTTTATTGGTGGGCTCGGGTGGATTCGAACCACCGACCACCCGGTTATGAGCCGGAAGCTCTAACCAACTGAGCTACGAGCCCAATCACGTTGATTATTATAGCATTTAAAATGACATTTGTCAATACTTTTTCTAACAAATACAATTTTCATCTATTATGATGGTTTAGCGAAGGGATAAATAAATTTTAAAGGAGCATCTAGTGAAATGAGCAACAACGTAGAAAGTCTAAAAAACCAAGATGACCCTGTTAAAACGCTAATAGGGAAATATCCAAGAATTATAGTGCTAAAAGCGGTCTTCAATCTCTTAGACAATGAAGAAAAGATAGATTTGGAAAGTTTAGAAAACGAAGTCGTCAAGTTATTAAAAAGTTAAAGGGCTGATCTAATCAGCCCTTTAATTTTAATTTTAATTATTTGGTACATTCACTAAAGGGTAAGAAAGCTCAACTCCCAACAAACTGGCTATTTTTCTAGGAAGGTCTGTGTTATCCATAATACCTACAAATCTCTCAGCTCCAGGTCCAAAAGCAAATACAGGTACCAAAGCACCGGTATGATCATGTGTTGTCCAGCCAATACTTGCTCTTGCGCTTGTAATCTCTGATAAAGCCTCTATTTTGTTACCGGCGGCTTCCAAATAAGCGACCTCTTCTTCTGACAATTCAAATCCATAATACTCTTTCACGTTGGATTTTAACTCTTCCATATTTTTAGAATTAGCTATAACCCAATCTGTAGTTTTCTGATATTTTCTAACCATTTCCAAATCCATCGTGTATCCACCTGTTGATAAACCCAAACCCCCGGTTTCGTGGTCAGCGGTGACAACTACCAAAGTATCAGGATTTTCTTTTGCAAAATCTAAAGCAACCTTCACCGCTTCATCGAATTCAACCATTTCTTTCCAAACTCCAAAAACATCGTTATCGTGACCCTCCCAATCAATTTGAGAACCTTCAACCATCAAAAAGAAAGGAGCGTCATCTTTTGACAAAATCTCTATTGCTTTTGCTGTCATCTCAGGTAAAAGTGGTTCAGCAGGCGTTCTTTCAGTAACGCTATTCATATGACTTGAAGAGAACAATCCTAAAACCTTTTCTCCGGAGTAAGCCCATAACTCTTGTTTAGTTGTTATATAGTCAAAACCGTTTTCCTTTGCAACAGATATAAGATCTTTCCTATCAGCTCTTTGTGTAGGATCAAAATATCTCCAACCGCCTCCTAAAACAACGGTGAGGTTACTGTTAACCAACTGTTCGGCTAATACTTGTTCAGCATCTCTATCGTTCGTATGACCATAATAAGCCGCCGGTGTAGCATGAGTTATTCTTGAAGTTGCAATTACGCCCGTTTTGTAGCCTTGCTCAGCTAAAACTTCCGCTATTGTTGGCACGACTTCACCTTCTGGAAGCATTCCTATAAAACCGTTGTCTGTTTTGTAACCAGAGGCAAGAGCTGTTCCCGCTGCTGCAGAATCGGTAACGTTGCTATCAGCAGAATAAGTGATGGCATAACCACTATAAGGCATTTGCATCATGTAAAGCTCACGACCCTCTAAATAACTCGATAACAACATCTCGTTTGGGCCCATACCATCACCGATGAGAAATATCACGTTTTTCACATCGCCCGCGAAACTGAGCAACGACACTACAAGAACCAACATAACCAACAAAATACCCTTTTTCATACTTTCTACCTCCCCTTGATTTTTTAGTTACTCTGTTTAGAAGCTCTAAAACCCTGTATATAGCGCCCCTTCGCCCCGCTCCCCACCCATAAGGAAGAGGGACCTGGAGACCCTTTAAACCCTCCAAACACCCATAAGGAAGAATCTTCTATCCCTTAAACCTTGCAGCCCATCCACATGGATAAAGGAGTAAGGCCTCGCAGCGCAGCCCGAACTACCAAAGTCATTATAACCAAAAATCATTTGAGAGGTTTTAAGATATATAAAGAATTACTAAAAAAGCTCTCTATTTCTCAAAACTCCATCATCTATGTTCAATTCAAAATTCTTCGACTGTATTATCTTTATCAATTCCCTGAAACTTTTGTTTTCATTCCTCATTTGCCGTGAGGCTGTCTGTCCTTGAACCCCCTTCGGGGTGTTTGAGGCTGTCTTCCTTATTTGCCGTGAGGCTGTCTTCCTTATTTGCCGTGAGGCCGTTTCTTTGATCCTATTTCTCAAAAAGCTCAAGATATTGATCTTTGTTTTTTCGTTCAAGTTATGATAATGGACTAAAAAACCACAATCTCTCTTTCCCAACTTCCAAACGATAGGCCTATCTTTATAAAACTTTTCATGGAGTTTTAGGTAATCTTTAAAGACATAATCTCTCAAATCTTTCTTCACAATACTCTCTAATTCAGAACGCTCCTTATTTGCCGTGAGGCTGTTTTTTTCGAATATATGGGATATCAATTTATTTTCTTCTTCAACTGAAAACCCAAAGGGGATAAAACCATCTTCGCAATTCAAAAGATACCTTTGGATACCGTTATCTATTCTTACAAAAGCTAATTTTGCTAAAATCTGATCTTGGTTACTCATACTGTTGTAGACGGAAATAGGATTTTGAAAACTTTCTTCTGCAGTTCTTTCCACATAATTATCGTACGGTTCTCTTCGATGATAGTTGGTTACACCTTCATCAAAAGGCATAATGGAAATTAAAGACCTGATTTTATTATTATAAGCCTCTTTAATAAGCTTTTCTATTTTGGTAAGTTGAGCTTCATTCAAACCAAATTCATAAAGATACTGGCTTTTCAACAGTTCTTTCAATGGGGGCAAACCCTTTACACCTTTATCGTTAGAAAAAGGGAAAAAGGCCGTAGGAATCCCCACCGTCTTATAAATCTCCTCAAAATTCCTTTCTTTCAAACTGTACAACTCCATCACCAGTATATCTATCAACCCTTCAGAAAGAAGCAGATAGGTATCAAGAGCGTTTTTACTCTCTATGAAACCATAAAACTTAGAAACATCATCGATACTCTCCTCGTTGAAATGCAGTTCGTTTGGATATATCTCGGTATTCTGCTTTTTAATTGCCACGTTCAATCTAGCAAGCGTTTCTAACGCCTGAGTCTCAGAAGAACCCTCAAACAAACCTTGTGGAACGGGAAGCTTTTTCAAATCCCCAACCTCCAAATCCACGCTTCCTGCAATAAAACTCTCCAAGTAAGAAAACAAACTACTATTGAGTAAACCTAAAAACCTAAAAATATCTTCATCTTTTGAAAAAAACAAACTACTACCCTTACAATCGAACAAGAATCCAGAAGGAAGGTATCTAAAAGTTGCCCCTTTCGAGGTTGTCATCGTGTAAGTTATACCCTTTTTAAAATAATACTTTCTATTTGGAAGATAATTCCCCATTTTTGACAATAGATTATAATTCTCTTCATCGAAGGCTATAACCCACCACAAATTACCATACCATTTATTGTAAGGTCCACCTTTGGAGTAAGGGACCCATTTCTTTCCATCTTTAATATCCTCTCTTCTAACTTCCCAAAAGTACCTCAAAAACCTGTTGTTATCCCCAGTAGCTATCCCCTGTCGTGCATCGGCGAACTTTTCTAACGGCTCGTTTTCAAAGGTACGAACAACGTCCGAATCCACCCAATAAATGAAAGGAACCCTCGGAACCTTTGTAAAAACGTTCTTATCAACCCTAAAAACATACTTAGAAAGATAATCCTCTTGCTTCTTTTCCTCACTTGCCGTGAGGCTGTCTTTCCTTGAACCCCCTTCGGGGCGCTTGAGGCTGTCTTCCCAAATAGAAAATAAAGCCCGTTTCTTAGAATCTTTCCCGTTAAAAGAGGTAAGGTTTATGTATTCACCCAAACTCTCCTCCTCACTTGCCGTGAGGCTGTTTTCATTTTTCCTCAAAACAAACATCGCTGTGTCCACTAAAGCGTTATCAAACACCCCTCCAAGGCCAAAATGAACCAATCTCTCTATCTGAAAGTTATCTAATATGAA
It contains:
- a CDS encoding AAA family ATPase, producing MAIKRIRVRNFKSFKDLEVELGKFNVLIGANASGKSNFIRIFEFLRDIVKHGLDNAISMQGGSEYLRNISIGSSEDFSLEVVSDQEFRELIRFEEKGSLGMKTYETIYKFTINFNKTGSEFKILEDKITQKCKFVRLEGKKEELQEKEELGEGEILFSNVEGELKVDIKLPAELPITKDDIFPRILREEKIPPKTLLIELPLFPFIFPPLEGIFGDVSIYDFDPKLFKKAVPITGKMELEENGENLAIVLKNILEDKEKERKLSNLVRDLLPFVNKLDIEKFADKSLLFKLEEIYAQKQYLPSPLISDGTINITALVIALYFEKKLLTIIEEPERNIHPSLISGVVQMLKEASQKKQIIVTTHNPEMVRHTDLESILLISRDKEGFSNISRPFEKEEVKTFLKNDIGIEELYVQDLLEA
- a CDS encoding Rpn family recombination-promoting nuclease/putative transposase, yielding MSNPIKDSIFKELFEDRTIFYDFLKAFLPKEITKQIKETDLKREQTELIGKDFSIKRSDILYKIEKRNAPKGVQGNAPKGVQGNGQDVYIYLLLEHQSKVDQLMAFRMLAYKVRIWEQYVKSHKKESEQKGFKLPVIIGMVFYDGKAKWTSPTDVKDKITKIKNMEEYLIKANYELINLSNIKEETIINMKKALGVILLTDKPNVRVKNAEELLKIINKDIILKLPEEEQEKFDKHRNAFIELFGKRTDYEEIEERYEELKEMEVPKMFNTLEEIAKRDREKAKVEGKLEERKELIIEILNQRFGKDFDKRLEEKIRNANEEAINQIKKNILNITLDELKEILK
- a CDS encoding alkaline phosphatase — encoded protein: MKKGILLVMLVLVVSLLSFAGDVKNVIFLIGDGMGPNEMLLSSYLEGRELYMMQMPYSGYAITYSADSNVTDSAAAGTALASGYKTDNGFIGMLPEGEVVPTIAEVLAEQGYKTGVIATSRITHATPAAYYGHTNDRDAEQVLAEQLVNSNLTVVLGGGWRYFDPTQRADRKDLISVAKENGFDYITTKQELWAYSGEKVLGLFSSSHMNSVTERTPAEPLLPEMTAKAIEILSKDDAPFFLMVEGSQIDWEGHDNDVFGVWKEMVEFDEAVKVALDFAKENPDTLVVVTADHETGGLGLSTGGYTMDLEMVRKYQKTTDWVIANSKNMEELKSNVKEYYGFELSEEEVAYLEAAGNKIEALSEITSARASIGWTTHDHTGALVPVFAFGPGAERFVGIMDNTDLPRKIASLLGVELSYPLVNVPNN
- a CDS encoding Eco57I restriction-modification methylase domain-containing protein, whose translation is MNRSVKKMALELKSILQKEVTNEEDSLKRPERGSRKDSLTANEENVLLDVFLSFIVLRVLQAKGNSLTANKEDSLKRPEGGSRKDSLTANMEGDLQLFGKSGSDSNLLGDYLSGVQFLNRNFDCCYLVDDIKSRITRQTIEKIRDLFQSVKDEDWKKEEIISWSYEYFNEASLKRPKGGSRKGSLTASKDLKGKNGVISQFYTPKWIVDYLVENTLGKYYGENSLTAHKEDSLTAHKEDGLTAGEDKGVDLEDVKIIDPACGCGNFVIGVYDKLREMYQNRSYDDALIPKLIITKNLYGIDIDENAVEITNLLLRLKALEDGAYEKFETNIVAVPEESSLTANEEGQNEYLKKFEKIGSLMRTEDVLSLKESGINDERLKKALDILSLKYDVVLTNPPYLDSSDYDFELKRYINEDYSEFKKNLYACFIKKSCELVKTDGFVGMITPQTFMFIGSYEKTRRFILDNFQIERLVHFGLGGVFDNALVDTAMFVLRKNENSLTASEEESLGEYINLTSFNGKDSKKRALFSIWEDSLKRPEGGSRKDSLTASEEKKQEDYLSKYVFRVDKNVFTKVPRVPFIYWVDSDVVRTFENEPLEKFADARQGIATGDNNRFLRYFWEVRREDIKDGKKWVPYSKGGPYNKWYGNLWWVIAFDEENYNLLSKMGNYLPNRKYYFKKGITYTMTTSKGATFRYLPSGFLFDCKGSSLFFSKDEDIFRFLGLLNSSLFSYLESFIAGSVDLEVGDLKKLPVPQGLFEGSSETQALETLARLNVAIKKQNTEIYPNELHFNEESIDDVSKFYGFIESKNALDTYLLLSEGLIDILVMELYSLKERNFEEIYKTVGIPTAFFPFSNDKGVKGLPPLKELLKSQYLYEFGLNEAQLTKIEKLIKEAYNNKIRSLISIMPFDEGVTNYHRREPYDNYVERTAEESFQNPISVYNSMSNQDQILAKLAFVRIDNGIQRYLLNCEDGFIPFGFSVEEENKLISHIFEKNSLTANKERSELESIVKKDLRDYVFKDYLKLHEKFYKDRPIVWKLGKRDCGFLVHYHNLNEKTKINILSFLRNRIKETASRQIRKTASRQIRKTASNTPKGVQGQTASRQMRNENKSFRELIKIIQSKNFELNIDDGVLRNRELF